Proteins from a single region of Sporosarcina sp. P33:
- the pepT gene encoding peptidase T — translation MKEQLIERFIRYAKIDTQSDATSETTPSTAGQWDLLHMLEKEMAEIGLEEISLDENGYLFGTLPANTDKKLPTVGFLAHVDTATDYTGKNVKPQRIDHYDGTDISLNDTTIMSVQAFPELRNYVGHTLITTDGTTLLGADDKAGITEIMTAMQYLAEHPEIKHGKVRVGFTPDEEIGRGPHKFDVERFGAEFAYTMDGGPLGELQYESFNAAGAEITFHGTNVHPGTAKGKMVNSLLIAAEFQEAMPPHEIPQETEQYEGFIHLMEAHGSVEKTTYQYIIRDFDRDAFEARKELFRTAAQQLQDKYGEQAVELTVTDQYFNMGEKITPVMEIVDVMADVYRSLDIEPKIEPIRGGTDGSQLSYMGMPTPNIFTGGENYHGKYEFISADNMVKATQVIIEALKLQEQRG, via the coding sequence ATGAAAGAACAATTGATTGAACGATTCATTCGTTACGCTAAAATCGACACACAATCAGATGCAACTTCTGAAACTACGCCGTCAACTGCCGGACAGTGGGATCTGCTGCATATGCTTGAAAAAGAAATGGCAGAAATCGGACTTGAGGAAATTTCGTTGGACGAAAATGGTTACTTGTTCGGCACACTGCCCGCCAACACTGACAAAAAGCTTCCGACGGTCGGCTTTCTGGCGCATGTCGACACAGCCACTGACTATACCGGCAAAAACGTCAAGCCGCAGCGCATCGATCACTATGACGGAACAGACATATCACTCAACGACACAACAATCATGAGTGTGCAAGCGTTTCCCGAGCTTCGCAACTATGTTGGGCACACGCTGATCACAACAGACGGCACAACGCTGCTTGGTGCAGATGATAAAGCCGGTATTACAGAAATCATGACAGCGATGCAGTATCTGGCCGAGCACCCGGAAATCAAACACGGCAAAGTACGCGTCGGCTTCACGCCAGACGAGGAAATCGGGCGCGGACCGCATAAATTTGACGTCGAGCGATTCGGTGCAGAGTTCGCCTACACAATGGACGGCGGACCGCTCGGTGAATTACAGTATGAGAGCTTCAACGCGGCCGGTGCGGAAATAACATTCCACGGCACAAACGTTCATCCCGGAACCGCAAAAGGCAAAATGGTCAATTCTTTACTGATTGCGGCTGAATTCCAGGAAGCGATGCCTCCGCATGAAATTCCGCAGGAGACGGAGCAGTATGAAGGCTTCATCCATCTGATGGAAGCGCATGGCTCTGTAGAGAAAACAACATATCAGTACATTATCCGTGACTTTGACCGGGATGCGTTTGAAGCCAGGAAAGAGCTTTTCCGGACCGCTGCCCAGCAGCTTCAGGACAAGTACGGAGAGCAGGCCGTAGAACTGACGGTCACAGATCAATACTTCAATATGGGCGAAAAAATTACACCGGTTATGGAAATTGTGGATGTGATGGCCGATGTTTACCGCAGTCTGGATATTGAGCCGAAAATTGAACCGATCCGCGGCGGTACTGACGGTTCCCAACTTTCCTATATGGGTATGCCGACACCGAACATTTTCACGGGCGGTGAAAATTACCACGGCAAATATGAATTTATTTCAGCAGATAATATGGTGAAGGCAACGCAAGTGATCATCGAAGCGCTGAAGCTCCAAGAGCAGCGCGGATAA
- a CDS encoding AI-2E family transporter, with protein MTKKVWFQTGIGILLALLITKYFLEVNYIFRPVGVILQTIILPLIFGGLLFYMTVPIQKFLEKKGLPRWGSIITVILILVAVVWILIAIIGPIISKEVNNLVDNGPALTKQLEQLKNEALNQKDNLPDGLQDSLNSAFESVQTFAVKFGKWFVQFVQSFVQAVVLLLLVPFFFFFMLKDHEKFAPKIYNLFSGKRRLWIKKTLEDIDQVLRSYIQGQLLISAILASIILIGYWIIGLEYALLLAILALFMNLIPFIGPWIAVAPALLIGYLQDPKLVIWVGVVTLVAQQIDSNLITPNVMGKSLDIHPLTVITVLLVAGSLAGFLGILVAVPAYAVGKVIVQNIYEMRREIQRAATKEV; from the coding sequence TTGACGAAAAAGGTATGGTTCCAGACAGGAATTGGTATATTGCTGGCACTGCTGATCACGAAATACTTTTTAGAAGTAAATTATATTTTTAGGCCTGTTGGCGTCATTTTACAAACTATTATTCTGCCTTTGATTTTCGGGGGCTTACTTTTTTACATGACAGTTCCTATTCAGAAGTTTTTAGAGAAAAAGGGACTGCCAAGATGGGGAAGTATCATAACAGTTATCTTGATTTTGGTGGCAGTTGTTTGGATTTTAATCGCAATTATTGGCCCGATTATATCGAAAGAAGTGAATAATCTCGTAGATAATGGGCCTGCGCTTACCAAACAGCTCGAACAGCTGAAAAACGAAGCGCTGAATCAGAAGGATAATTTGCCGGATGGCTTACAGGACTCGCTGAATTCAGCATTTGAATCTGTACAAACCTTTGCGGTGAAGTTCGGCAAATGGTTCGTGCAATTTGTTCAGTCATTTGTACAGGCAGTCGTTTTACTTTTACTGGTTCCGTTTTTCTTCTTCTTTATGCTGAAGGATCATGAAAAGTTCGCGCCAAAAATCTATAATCTGTTCTCGGGAAAACGCCGTTTATGGATCAAGAAGACATTGGAAGATATTGATCAGGTATTGCGCTCTTACATTCAGGGTCAATTGCTGATCAGTGCTATTCTAGCGAGCATTATCTTAATAGGTTATTGGATTATCGGGCTGGAATACGCATTGCTGCTGGCTATTCTCGCGCTCTTTATGAACCTCATACCGTTCATCGGGCCGTGGATTGCCGTAGCGCCTGCTTTGCTTATTGGGTATCTGCAAGATCCGAAGCTAGTTATTTGGGTAGGTGTCGTTACTTTGGTCGCACAGCAAATAGACAGTAACCTCATCACACCGAACGTAATGGGAAAATCACTTGACATACATCCGCTGACTGTTATTACGGTCTTGCTCGTAGCGGGAAGTCTGGCCGGATTCCTGGGTATTTTAGTTGCCGTGCCTGCCTATGCAGTCGGTAAAGTGATTGTGCAGAACATTTATGAAATGCGGAGGGAAATTCAACGGGCCGCGACGAAGGAAGTATAG
- the gltS gene encoding sodium/glutamate symporter has translation MTIELNQITTLFLALALLTLGTMLVRKIGFLQKFCIPAPVVGGLLFAILATILKYFDLLSFTLDTSLQNLFMLTFFTTVGLGASFRLIRLGGKLLIIYWVACGFLALAQNVIGVSMSYLFNLHPLIGMMAGAVSMEGGHGGATAYGQTLQELGIDSALSIGIAAATFGLVAGGLVGGPIVKYLINKYDLKSTEVEHEEAYSVESLEKPINTDNFIIQTLLITLCIAGGTFIGDLFSNATGFVMPGYVGAMFVAVIVRNIVDRVKEDAVHMTSINLIGDVSLGIFLSMALMSIKLWEVADLALPLLVIVFVQVLFVVLFAIFVLFRILGKDYDAAVMIAGFAGHGLGATPNAMANMAAVTARYGPSRKAFLIVPIVGAFLIDVVSMPIIITTINIFT, from the coding sequence ATGACAATTGAGCTGAATCAAATAACCACGCTGTTTCTTGCGTTGGCACTTCTGACCTTGGGGACGATGTTAGTACGTAAAATCGGCTTTCTCCAGAAGTTCTGTATCCCGGCCCCTGTGGTCGGCGGATTACTATTCGCAATTTTGGCGACAATTTTGAAATACTTTGATTTACTGAGTTTCACATTGGATACTTCGCTGCAAAACTTATTCATGCTGACGTTTTTCACGACAGTCGGTCTGGGTGCCAGCTTCCGTCTGATTCGTCTGGGCGGAAAGCTATTGATCATCTACTGGGTCGCGTGCGGTTTCCTGGCATTGGCACAGAACGTTATCGGTGTTTCAATGTCTTATTTATTTAATCTTCATCCATTAATCGGGATGATGGCAGGCGCTGTATCCATGGAAGGCGGACACGGCGGAGCAACAGCCTACGGTCAGACACTGCAGGAACTCGGCATCGATTCGGCATTGTCCATCGGGATTGCCGCAGCTACTTTCGGACTTGTGGCAGGCGGACTGGTAGGCGGACCTATCGTAAAATACCTGATTAATAAATATGATTTGAAATCCACAGAAGTTGAACATGAAGAAGCTTATTCTGTAGAATCACTTGAAAAGCCGATCAATACAGACAACTTCATAATACAGACATTACTGATTACGCTTTGTATCGCAGGCGGCACATTTATCGGTGATTTATTCTCAAACGCTACTGGGTTTGTCATGCCGGGTTACGTCGGCGCAATGTTTGTTGCGGTGATTGTCCGGAATATCGTTGACCGCGTGAAGGAAGATGCAGTCCATATGACAAGCATCAACCTAATCGGCGATGTATCGCTCGGTATTTTCCTGTCCATGGCGTTAATGAGCATCAAGCTATGGGAAGTGGCAGATTTGGCGCTTCCATTGCTGGTGATCGTATTTGTACAAGTACTTTTCGTCGTACTGTTCGCGATTTTTGTCTTATTCCGCATTCTCGGCAAAGACTACGACGCAGCAGTCATGATTGCCGGTTTCGCAGGACACGGCCTGGGTGCGACCCCGAATGCCATGGCGAATATGGCTGCGGTTACGGCTCGCTACGGCCCGTCACGCAAAGCGTTTCTGATCGTGCCCATCGTCGGCGCCTTCCTCATAGACGTCGTCTCGATGCCGATCATCATTACAACCATTAATATCTTTACGTAA
- a CDS encoding multidrug resistance efflux transporter family protein, which produces MKAIGIGILSALFFAVTFVLNRSMELDGGSWMWSASLRYFFMVPFLIAIVAMRGGLPGMKREMTAAPRLFFIWSFVAFVLFYGPLTFAAGYSPGWLVAGTWQMTIVAGVLLAPFFTFQVKTESGEIQTLRHRIPAISLMISLVILAGVVLIQIPHASTVSAQIILLGILPLIVAAFAYPLGNRKMMKLVGGRLDMFQRVLAMTLMTIPVWLLLALYAWATVGLPSASQVVQSLIVAVSSGVIATSLFFMATDMVQHDQGKLAAVEATQSVELLFAMLGEMLLLGLPLPGVLSLTGVLVIIGGMSLHSYQTSLAAKHG; this is translated from the coding sequence ATGAAAGCAATTGGAATTGGCATCTTATCTGCCCTCTTCTTTGCTGTCACCTTCGTGTTGAACCGGTCGATGGAGCTTGACGGGGGCAGCTGGATGTGGAGTGCATCGCTGCGCTATTTCTTCATGGTGCCGTTTCTGATTGCCATTGTCGCCATGCGCGGCGGGCTGCCAGGAATGAAACGTGAAATGACGGCGGCACCCCGGCTTTTTTTCATCTGGAGTTTCGTGGCATTTGTATTATTCTATGGACCGCTGACATTTGCTGCGGGGTACAGTCCCGGTTGGCTCGTTGCGGGAACATGGCAAATGACAATCGTTGCAGGCGTACTGCTCGCTCCTTTCTTTACGTTCCAGGTAAAAACGGAAAGCGGTGAAATCCAGACACTCCGCCACCGTATTCCCGCAATATCTTTGATGATTTCATTGGTTATCTTAGCCGGTGTTGTGCTGATACAGATTCCTCATGCAAGCACTGTATCCGCGCAAATTATTTTGCTCGGCATATTGCCGCTTATCGTTGCGGCCTTCGCATATCCGCTCGGCAACCGGAAAATGATGAAACTGGTCGGCGGCAGACTGGACATGTTTCAGCGTGTGCTGGCGATGACGCTGATGACTATCCCGGTCTGGCTTCTCTTGGCGCTCTATGCATGGGCGACAGTCGGCTTACCTTCTGCCAGTCAGGTTGTGCAGTCATTGATTGTTGCGGTAAGTTCAGGTGTCATTGCGACATCGCTCTTTTTCATGGCAACCGATATGGTGCAGCACGATCAGGGCAAACTTGCGGCAGTGGAAGCCACACAGTCTGTTGAACTGCTCTTCGCAATGCTCGGTGAGATGCTATTGCTTGGCCTGCCATTGCCTGGCGTACTTTCATTAACCGGAGTGCTGGTGATTATCGGCGGTATGTCACTGCACAGTTATCAGACGTCACTCGCTGCAAAACACGGCTGA
- a CDS encoding ABC transporter substrate-binding protein gives MKKAGLFSVLSIVLMMGACSPKEVVKPVTGNEKPASGDLAPLEKQAKVFIAEDGAASGAGFYIAKEKGYFEDYNIRVDFADFANSDDMLPALAAGEVDIAGGVSTASFFNAIAQGIDVRIIADKGHNMPGKSYFSFVIGNHMKDQIKEYSDFKGKKIAVSSRNSIDGYIYQEMLKHAGLTEDDVEYVHIADFGAMLGAVDSGTVDAALNIEPLIAQGISKGFHVRFGDTTDYAPESQIAMVLASPQFMANKDLSLRFMAAYLKGVRDYNDAFFKNKDKQEIIDIMVKHTALKDPELWERVFVTGLDPNGKMFIDDIKKQYETYKANGAIRGEIDFDKSVDPSLVERTIKEIGLYEE, from the coding sequence ATGAAAAAAGCGGGCTTGTTCAGTGTGTTATCAATTGTTCTGATGATGGGTGCTTGTTCACCGAAAGAAGTAGTGAAGCCTGTAACGGGCAATGAAAAACCGGCGTCGGGTGATCTGGCTCCCCTCGAGAAGCAGGCGAAAGTATTTATTGCGGAAGACGGGGCGGCTTCCGGAGCGGGCTTCTATATTGCTAAAGAAAAAGGTTATTTTGAAGACTATAATATACGTGTCGACTTCGCAGATTTTGCGAACAGCGATGATATGCTACCGGCACTGGCGGCGGGAGAAGTGGATATTGCGGGCGGTGTTTCCACTGCATCTTTCTTTAACGCCATTGCACAAGGAATAGATGTCCGGATTATTGCAGATAAAGGCCACAACATGCCGGGTAAATCCTACTTCAGCTTCGTCATCGGTAATCACATGAAAGATCAGATTAAAGAATACAGTGACTTCAAAGGGAAGAAAATTGCCGTCTCATCCCGAAACTCGATAGACGGCTACATTTACCAAGAAATGCTGAAGCACGCGGGCCTAACAGAAGACGATGTAGAATATGTTCATATAGCTGACTTCGGTGCGATGCTTGGAGCGGTGGATTCAGGAACTGTCGATGCTGCACTGAATATCGAGCCGCTTATTGCGCAGGGAATCAGTAAAGGTTTCCACGTACGATTTGGAGACACAACCGATTATGCGCCTGAATCACAGATTGCGATGGTATTGGCTTCACCGCAGTTCATGGCGAATAAAGATTTATCACTGCGCTTCATGGCTGCCTATCTGAAGGGCGTGCGTGACTATAATGATGCGTTCTTTAAGAACAAAGATAAACAAGAAATCATCGATATTATGGTGAAACATACGGCACTGAAAGATCCTGAACTGTGGGAAAGAGTTTTTGTTACGGGACTTGATCCAAACGGCAAAATGTTCATTGACGATATCAAGAAGCAATATGAAACGTATAAAGCAAACGGAGCAATCCGCGGGGAAATTGATTTCGATAAATCGGTCGATCCGTCACTTGTAGAGCGCACCATTAAAGAAATCGGTCTGTATGAAGAATAA
- a CDS encoding ABC transporter permease → METQQLARDESFEVEQREWKRRQRKERGKQLLTIVSPIFLLVLWEVLSRTGVLDIRFFPPPSTIVQTFFDMIASGMMAKHVGVSLYRIFIGFLAGVIPGVIIGLLMGLYSPIRHFVQPIVMALMPIPTLALLPIIIILFGIGDLSKVVTIAGSVFFPVVINTAAGVLNIDKIYLDVANNYQTNRWNFFFKIALPGALPVMLEGIQMGQAIALLTIVAAEMMGATSGIGYLIWTSYKAFLLPEMYVGLILISFFGYLFSIMLRALQNKLLPWR, encoded by the coding sequence GTGGAAACTCAACAATTGGCCCGTGATGAGTCATTTGAGGTGGAACAGAGGGAATGGAAGCGGCGTCAGCGCAAGGAGCGCGGCAAGCAGCTGCTGACGATTGTGTCCCCCATTTTTCTGCTGGTGCTGTGGGAAGTGCTGTCCAGAACAGGTGTCTTAGACATTCGATTTTTCCCTCCGCCCAGTACGATTGTGCAAACCTTTTTCGACATGATTGCGAGCGGTATGATGGCGAAGCACGTAGGCGTATCACTGTATCGGATTTTCATCGGATTTTTGGCGGGTGTCATTCCCGGTGTAATTATTGGTTTGCTGATGGGATTGTATTCGCCGATTCGGCATTTCGTACAGCCGATTGTCATGGCACTTATGCCGATTCCAACTTTGGCATTATTGCCGATTATTATTATTTTATTCGGTATTGGGGATCTGTCGAAAGTAGTGACGATTGCGGGAAGTGTGTTTTTCCCGGTAGTGATTAATACGGCAGCCGGTGTGCTCAATATTGATAAAATTTATCTGGATGTCGCCAATAACTACCAGACAAACCGGTGGAATTTCTTCTTTAAAATTGCTCTTCCAGGTGCATTGCCCGTCATGCTGGAAGGGATTCAGATGGGGCAGGCGATTGCGCTGCTGACCATTGTCGCGGCAGAGATGATGGGGGCCACTTCCGGAATCGGTTATTTAATCTGGACGTCATACAAGGCCTTTTTATTGCCTGAAATGTACGTCGGCTTAATTCTTATCTCGTTTTTTGGTTATTTATTTTCTATTATGCTGCGCGCGCTTCAAAATAAGTTACTGCCTTGGAGGTGA
- a CDS encoding ABC transporter ATP-binding protein → MEGTPKITVDGLMKAFYKKQGSVVALENISMTVQEGEFVCLVGPSGCGKTTLLRILAGLEQPSVGSFTIATENEDRPLQSMVFQERGVIPWLTVRENVAFGLKMRNLPKAFIDERTDFYLKKTGLERFSSLYPKELSGGMKQRVSIARAFANDPEILLMDEPFGALDEQNRFILQEELLSIWAETKKTVLFITHSIDEALLLSDRILLMGAQPGKIIEEIIIDKPRPRQIEDIRKDPEMAAKFIEIWHHLQEEVLKSRE, encoded by the coding sequence ATGGAGGGGACGCCAAAAATTACGGTGGATGGTCTGATGAAAGCTTTTTATAAGAAGCAGGGCAGTGTGGTGGCGCTTGAGAATATTTCCATGACAGTGCAAGAAGGCGAGTTTGTTTGTCTGGTCGGACCGAGCGGGTGCGGTAAGACGACCTTGCTGCGTATTTTGGCTGGGCTGGAACAGCCGAGTGTCGGCAGTTTTACGATTGCGACAGAGAATGAGGACCGCCCTTTGCAGTCGATGGTGTTTCAGGAGCGCGGTGTTATTCCGTGGCTGACTGTCCGGGAAAATGTGGCGTTCGGACTGAAGATGCGCAACTTGCCGAAAGCATTTATTGACGAGCGTACGGACTTTTATTTGAAAAAGACAGGATTAGAGCGTTTTTCTTCACTGTATCCGAAAGAATTATCCGGCGGAATGAAGCAGAGGGTAAGTATTGCGCGGGCATTCGCAAATGATCCGGAGATTCTGCTGATGGATGAACCGTTTGGGGCGCTGGATGAACAAAATCGATTCATTTTACAGGAAGAGCTATTAAGCATTTGGGCAGAGACGAAGAAGACGGTGCTGTTCATTACACACAGTATCGATGAAGCGTTGCTGCTGAGTGACCGGATATTATTAATGGGAGCACAGCCAGGGAAAATTATAGAGGAGATTATCATCGACAAGCCGCGGCCGCGTCAAATTGAAGATATCCGCAAAGATCCCGAAATGGCGGCGAAATTTATTGAAATCTGGCATCATCTGCAAGAAGAAGTACTGAAATCTAGGGAGTAA
- a CDS encoding LysR family transcriptional regulator: MEFKQLQYFVMVVQQSSFSEAAKKLHLSQPSLSKAIKNLEAEIGFRLLERTTKHIRLTESGQVIYERALQILNETDILQQEIKEVKWTGSGIVQVGMIESVKNWIPAVLHAYQKEFPSMRVKLIEVLSREDVERALRQYSVHACLTNQYIDAPDIHSIPLYNEQLAVIMHPDHRLAGQESITLADLEDETFIVTSVGLQTRQDIFTAFAEEGVPMTIRYEVERFETIVELVRANIGVSIIPRNYFSDRPDPSIVIKTTNSKTLTRTVYITYLKNRYMSPAIEVLIRRLKTPFITPSQRTEREERDE; the protein is encoded by the coding sequence ATGGAATTCAAGCAACTGCAATATTTTGTAATGGTCGTGCAGCAATCCAGTTTTTCGGAAGCGGCCAAAAAACTTCATCTGTCACAGCCCTCGCTCAGTAAAGCAATTAAAAACTTGGAAGCAGAAATAGGGTTCCGTTTGCTGGAGCGGACTACGAAACATATCCGGCTCACGGAATCGGGCCAAGTGATTTATGAGCGCGCACTGCAGATTCTTAATGAAACAGATATTTTGCAGCAGGAAATTAAAGAAGTAAAGTGGACAGGCAGCGGCATTGTGCAAGTCGGCATGATTGAGTCTGTAAAGAATTGGATTCCTGCGGTGCTGCATGCATACCAGAAGGAGTTTCCTTCGATGAGAGTGAAATTAATAGAAGTATTGAGCCGGGAAGATGTTGAGCGAGCGCTCCGTCAGTATTCGGTTCATGCTTGTTTGACAAACCAGTACATCGACGCCCCGGATATTCATTCGATTCCGCTTTATAACGAACAGCTCGCGGTCATTATGCATCCTGATCACCGGCTGGCTGGCCAGGAATCCATTACGCTGGCTGACCTGGAAGACGAGACGTTTATTGTCACGAGTGTGGGTTTGCAGACGAGACAGGATATATTCACTGCCTTCGCAGAAGAAGGAGTTCCGATGACTATTCGTTATGAAGTGGAACGATTCGAAACGATTGTGGAGCTGGTGAGGGCAAATATTGGAGTGTCGATTATTCCGAGGAATTACTTTTCCGATCGGCCGGACCCGTCCATAGTAATTAAAACGACGAACTCCAAAACGCTGACGCGTACTGTATATATCACCTATTTAAAAAACCGCTACATGTCTCCTGCAATTGAAGTGCTGATACGGCGCCTGAAGACTCCATTTATCACTCCTTCACAGCGGACGGAAAGGGAGGAGCGGGATGAATAA
- the hutG gene encoding formimidoylglutamase yields MLIQTNEKFWSGRTDSKTDRTAFRMHQIVQLSELKESAINKTCALIGFSSEEGVRRNNGRLGAAEGPDALRSELAKLPWRLPADCDLVDVGTVVCTDGQLEHAQAELGAVVKRSLQRHAKPVILGGGHETVYGHYLGVREFLGPDAKLGVINIDAHFDLRSYDEQPSSGTMFKQMLDADMNVDYLVLGIQEFGNTDTLFAEADKKGVTYVMEQEIMSRPLNETLEKIQLFIEKQDAVLLTLCSDVLNSAFAPGVSAPSPFGLDPLTVRSFIQTAASHKKTLSFDISEINPSLDQHNQTVKLGAYLTNEAIYALLGGRIT; encoded by the coding sequence TTGTTAATTCAAACAAATGAAAAGTTCTGGTCCGGCCGTACGGACAGTAAGACCGATAGAACCGCATTCCGTATGCACCAAATTGTCCAACTTTCCGAGCTAAAAGAAAGCGCTATCAATAAAACCTGTGCACTGATCGGATTTTCTTCCGAAGAAGGTGTACGTCGAAATAACGGCAGACTCGGTGCTGCCGAAGGACCGGATGCTTTGCGCAGTGAACTCGCTAAATTGCCGTGGCGCCTGCCCGCTGACTGTGACCTGGTTGATGTGGGCACTGTCGTATGTACTGACGGTCAATTAGAACATGCACAAGCTGAACTTGGCGCAGTCGTCAAAAGAAGTCTTCAACGTCACGCCAAACCTGTCATTTTAGGCGGCGGGCATGAAACTGTATATGGCCATTATCTCGGAGTGCGCGAATTTTTAGGCCCGGATGCGAAGCTCGGTGTCATTAATATCGATGCACATTTTGATCTGCGCAGTTACGATGAACAGCCTTCTTCAGGTACGATGTTCAAACAAATGCTTGATGCAGATATGAATGTTGACTACTTGGTCCTTGGCATTCAAGAGTTTGGAAATACAGATACATTATTTGCAGAAGCCGATAAAAAAGGCGTGACATATGTCATGGAACAAGAAATTATGTCGAGGCCTTTGAACGAGACATTAGAAAAAATACAGTTATTCATTGAAAAACAAGATGCTGTTTTGCTAACATTGTGCTCTGATGTCCTGAATTCTGCATTTGCTCCCGGTGTAAGTGCGCCGTCTCCATTCGGATTGGATCCGTTGACCGTGCGTTCGTTCATTCAAACCGCTGCATCGCATAAGAAAACCCTTTCATTCGACATTTCAGAAATAAACCCGTCACTTGACCAGCATAATCAAACGGTCAAACTCGGGGCCTATCTAACAAATGAAGCAATCTATGCATTGCTGGGAGGTCGAATCACATGA
- a CDS encoding DMT family transporter: protein MKKYIGEIGLTVTAVIWGSGFVMSALALDYYTPYQILAVRFTIGALLLGLVFRKRLHDMDRAVLWKGALLGALLYAAFALQTVGLQFTTPSKNAFLTGVNVVIVPFIAFVLYKRRLDTLELFGAVLALIGVAVLSLQWSSSINVGDLLTLGCAVLFAFHIFYTARFVRSEDPILLTLLQMAFAAVIGCLTVLGLGETSFSMDPAALSSVVYLAVFSTTLAFLMQTVGQKHLSETKAAIILSTESVWGMIFSVALAYEILTFRMFLGALIIFIAILLSEVRPQLLKKRIPRQIHEPKI from the coding sequence ATGAAAAAATACATAGGTGAAATAGGCTTGACAGTGACCGCTGTCATTTGGGGAAGCGGCTTTGTGATGAGTGCGCTCGCATTGGATTACTATACGCCGTATCAAATTTTGGCGGTTCGATTTACAATCGGCGCATTACTGCTCGGGCTTGTGTTCCGTAAACGTCTGCACGATATGGACCGTGCTGTTTTGTGGAAAGGTGCCTTGCTCGGTGCCTTGCTTTATGCGGCGTTTGCGCTGCAGACAGTAGGCCTGCAGTTTACGACGCCTTCGAAGAATGCTTTTTTGACAGGCGTCAATGTAGTAATTGTCCCTTTTATTGCATTTGTTTTATATAAACGCAGACTGGATACGTTGGAGTTATTCGGAGCGGTGCTGGCGCTGATCGGAGTAGCGGTATTATCGCTGCAATGGTCGTCAAGCATCAATGTGGGGGATTTGCTGACACTTGGCTGTGCGGTGCTGTTTGCATTTCATATTTTCTACACAGCACGATTTGTCCGTTCGGAAGATCCGATTTTGCTGACATTGCTGCAAATGGCTTTCGCAGCAGTCATCGGGTGCCTGACGGTCCTTGGACTGGGCGAAACTTCATTTTCCATGGACCCCGCAGCGTTAAGTTCCGTAGTCTATTTGGCCGTTTTCTCCACGACACTTGCTTTTTTAATGCAAACAGTGGGACAGAAACATCTGTCGGAGACAAAAGCAGCGATTATTTTATCGACAGAATCGGTTTGGGGTATGATTTTTTCTGTAGCCCTTGCATATGAAATTCTGACGTTCCGAATGTTTCTCGGCGCGCTCATCATTTTCATTGCAATTTTATTGTCTGAAGTCAGACCGCAGCTTCTGAAAAAGCGTATCCCGCGGCAAATTCATGAACCTAAAATATAA